The following proteins are co-located in the Ailuropoda melanoleuca isolate Jingjing chromosome 13, ASM200744v2, whole genome shotgun sequence genome:
- the INPP5K gene encoding inositol polyphosphate 5-phosphatase K isoform X2 produces the protein MAAVNPRKPTEPRGKMLSIHVVTWNVASAAPPLDLSDLLQLNKDNLNLDMYVIGLQEMNCGIMSLLSDTAFEDPWSGFFMDVLSPLSFVKVSSVRMQGLLLLFFAKHQHLPFVQILSTKSTPTGLFGYWGNKGGINICLKLYGYYVSIVNCHLPPHMANNDQRLEHFDRILEMQNFEGQDIPNILDHDLILWFGDMNFRIDDFGLHFVRESIKNQRYSDLWEKDQLSIAKRHDPLLREFQEGPLLFPPTYKFDKNSNNYDTSEKKRKPAWTDRILWRLKRQPRADPHTQRLLAPRFCLSLRSYVSHMMYCISDHKPVTSTFDLELKPLVSAPVVTLIPEGLWTMENDMLISYSLTPDFLSSPWDWIGLYKVGLRHINDYVSYVWVRDNQVSFSDGLSQVYFNTSDIPETEDQFLLCYYSNNLHSVVGISKPFKIQPGSFLAQDPLGEAQPHI, from the exons CATACATGTTGTGACGTGGAACGTGGCCTCTGCAGCACCTCCCCTAGACCTCAGTGATCTTCTTCAGCTGAACAAAGACAACCTGAATCTGGACATGTATGTCATTGG TTTGCAGGAGATGAACTGTGGGATCATGAGCCTCCTTTCTGACACTGCCTTCGAAGACCCATGGAGCGGTTTCTTCATGGATGTGCTTTCCCCTCTGAGCTTCGTCAAG GTCTCCAGTGTCCGCATGCAGGGGCTCCTCTTACTGTTCTTTGCCAAGCATCAGCATTTGCCCTTTGTCCAGATCCTCTCTACTAAATCCACCCCCACTGGCCTCTTCGGGTACTGG GGGAACAAAGGGGGCATCAACATCTGCCTGAAGCTTTATGGCTACTATGTCAGCATCGTCAACTGCCACCTGCCCCCCCACATGGCTAACAATGACCAGCGGCTAGAGCACTTTGACCGGATCCTAGAGATGCAAAATTTTGAGGGACAGGATATCCCCAACATCCTGGACCATGA cCTCATTCTCTGGTTTGGAGACATGAACTTTCGGATCGATGACTTTGGGCTGCATTTTGTCCGGGAATCCATAAAAAATCAGCGCTACAGTGACTTGTGGGAGAAGGATCAG ctcagcATTGCCAAGAGACACGATCCACTGCTCCGGGAATTCCAGGAGGGCCCCCTGCTCTTCCCACCCACCTACAAGTTTGATAAGAACTCCAACAACTATGACACCAG TGAAAAAAAACGCAAGCCTGCATGGACCGACCGCATCCTGTGGAGGTTGAAGCGGCAGCCCCGGGCCGACCCCCACACCCAGAGGCTGCTGGCCCCCCGCTTCTGCCTGTCTCTGAGGAGCTATGTCAGCCACATGATGTACTGCATCAGTGACCATAAGCCTGTCACCAGCACCTTTGACTTGGAG CTGAAGCCATTGGTGTCTGCCCCAGTGGTCACCCTGATACCCGAGGGGCTGTGGACCATGGAGAACGACATGTTGATCAGCTACTCCTTGACCCCGGACTTTCTCAGCAGCCCCTGGGACTGGATTGGACTATACAAG GTCGGGCTTCGCCACATAAATGACTACGTGTCCTATGTCTGGGTTAGGGACAACCAGGTCTCCTTCAGCGATGGGCTGAGCCAG GTATACTTCAATACCAGTGATATCCCTGAGACTGAGGACCAGTTTCTCCTCTGTTACTATAGCAACAATCTACATTCTGTGGTGGGGATAAGCAAACCCTTCAAG ATCCAGCCTGGCTCCTTCTTGGCGCAGGACCCACTGGGTGAAGCCCAACCACATATCTGA
- the INPP5K gene encoding inositol polyphosphate 5-phosphatase K isoform X4, whose protein sequence is MNCGIMSLLSDTAFEDPWSGFFMDVLSPLSFVKVSSVRMQGLLLLFFAKHQHLPFVQILSTKSTPTGLFGYWGNKGGINICLKLYGYYVSIVNCHLPPHMANNDQRLEHFDRILEMQNFEGQDIPNILDHDLILWFGDMNFRIDDFGLHFVRESIKNQRYSDLWEKDQLSIAKRHDPLLREFQEGPLLFPPTYKFDKNSNNYDTSEKKRKPAWTDRILWRLKRQPRADPHTQRLLAPRFCLSLRSYVSHMMYCISDHKPVTSTFDLELKPLVSAPVVTLIPEGLWTMENDMLISYSLTPDFLSSPWDWIGLYKVGLRHINDYVSYVWVRDNQVSFSDGLSQVYFNTSDIPETEDQFLLCYYSNNLHSVVGISKPFKIQPGSFLAQDPLGEAQPHI, encoded by the exons ATGAACTGTGGGATCATGAGCCTCCTTTCTGACACTGCCTTCGAAGACCCATGGAGCGGTTTCTTCATGGATGTGCTTTCCCCTCTGAGCTTCGTCAAG GTCTCCAGTGTCCGCATGCAGGGGCTCCTCTTACTGTTCTTTGCCAAGCATCAGCATTTGCCCTTTGTCCAGATCCTCTCTACTAAATCCACCCCCACTGGCCTCTTCGGGTACTGG GGGAACAAAGGGGGCATCAACATCTGCCTGAAGCTTTATGGCTACTATGTCAGCATCGTCAACTGCCACCTGCCCCCCCACATGGCTAACAATGACCAGCGGCTAGAGCACTTTGACCGGATCCTAGAGATGCAAAATTTTGAGGGACAGGATATCCCCAACATCCTGGACCATGA cCTCATTCTCTGGTTTGGAGACATGAACTTTCGGATCGATGACTTTGGGCTGCATTTTGTCCGGGAATCCATAAAAAATCAGCGCTACAGTGACTTGTGGGAGAAGGATCAG ctcagcATTGCCAAGAGACACGATCCACTGCTCCGGGAATTCCAGGAGGGCCCCCTGCTCTTCCCACCCACCTACAAGTTTGATAAGAACTCCAACAACTATGACACCAG TGAAAAAAAACGCAAGCCTGCATGGACCGACCGCATCCTGTGGAGGTTGAAGCGGCAGCCCCGGGCCGACCCCCACACCCAGAGGCTGCTGGCCCCCCGCTTCTGCCTGTCTCTGAGGAGCTATGTCAGCCACATGATGTACTGCATCAGTGACCATAAGCCTGTCACCAGCACCTTTGACTTGGAG CTGAAGCCATTGGTGTCTGCCCCAGTGGTCACCCTGATACCCGAGGGGCTGTGGACCATGGAGAACGACATGTTGATCAGCTACTCCTTGACCCCGGACTTTCTCAGCAGCCCCTGGGACTGGATTGGACTATACAAG GTCGGGCTTCGCCACATAAATGACTACGTGTCCTATGTCTGGGTTAGGGACAACCAGGTCTCCTTCAGCGATGGGCTGAGCCAG GTATACTTCAATACCAGTGATATCCCTGAGACTGAGGACCAGTTTCTCCTCTGTTACTATAGCAACAATCTACATTCTGTGGTGGGGATAAGCAAACCCTTCAAG ATCCAGCCTGGCTCCTTCTTGGCGCAGGACCCACTGGGTGAAGCCCAACCACATATCTGA
- the INPP5K gene encoding inositol polyphosphate 5-phosphatase K isoform X3, with translation MYVIGLQEMNCGIMSLLSDTAFEDPWSGFFMDVLSPLSFVKVSSVRMQGLLLLFFAKHQHLPFVQILSTKSTPTGLFGYWGNKGGINICLKLYGYYVSIVNCHLPPHMANNDQRLEHFDRILEMQNFEGQDIPNILDHDLILWFGDMNFRIDDFGLHFVRESIKNQRYSDLWEKDQLSIAKRHDPLLREFQEGPLLFPPTYKFDKNSNNYDTSEKKRKPAWTDRILWRLKRQPRADPHTQRLLAPRFCLSLRSYVSHMMYCISDHKPVTSTFDLELKPLVSAPVVTLIPEGLWTMENDMLISYSLTPDFLSSPWDWIGLYKVGLRHINDYVSYVWVRDNQVSFSDGLSQVYFNTSDIPETEDQFLLCYYSNNLHSVVGISKPFKIQPGSFLAQDPLGEAQPHI, from the exons ATGTATGTCATTGG TTTGCAGGAGATGAACTGTGGGATCATGAGCCTCCTTTCTGACACTGCCTTCGAAGACCCATGGAGCGGTTTCTTCATGGATGTGCTTTCCCCTCTGAGCTTCGTCAAG GTCTCCAGTGTCCGCATGCAGGGGCTCCTCTTACTGTTCTTTGCCAAGCATCAGCATTTGCCCTTTGTCCAGATCCTCTCTACTAAATCCACCCCCACTGGCCTCTTCGGGTACTGG GGGAACAAAGGGGGCATCAACATCTGCCTGAAGCTTTATGGCTACTATGTCAGCATCGTCAACTGCCACCTGCCCCCCCACATGGCTAACAATGACCAGCGGCTAGAGCACTTTGACCGGATCCTAGAGATGCAAAATTTTGAGGGACAGGATATCCCCAACATCCTGGACCATGA cCTCATTCTCTGGTTTGGAGACATGAACTTTCGGATCGATGACTTTGGGCTGCATTTTGTCCGGGAATCCATAAAAAATCAGCGCTACAGTGACTTGTGGGAGAAGGATCAG ctcagcATTGCCAAGAGACACGATCCACTGCTCCGGGAATTCCAGGAGGGCCCCCTGCTCTTCCCACCCACCTACAAGTTTGATAAGAACTCCAACAACTATGACACCAG TGAAAAAAAACGCAAGCCTGCATGGACCGACCGCATCCTGTGGAGGTTGAAGCGGCAGCCCCGGGCCGACCCCCACACCCAGAGGCTGCTGGCCCCCCGCTTCTGCCTGTCTCTGAGGAGCTATGTCAGCCACATGATGTACTGCATCAGTGACCATAAGCCTGTCACCAGCACCTTTGACTTGGAG CTGAAGCCATTGGTGTCTGCCCCAGTGGTCACCCTGATACCCGAGGGGCTGTGGACCATGGAGAACGACATGTTGATCAGCTACTCCTTGACCCCGGACTTTCTCAGCAGCCCCTGGGACTGGATTGGACTATACAAG GTCGGGCTTCGCCACATAAATGACTACGTGTCCTATGTCTGGGTTAGGGACAACCAGGTCTCCTTCAGCGATGGGCTGAGCCAG GTATACTTCAATACCAGTGATATCCCTGAGACTGAGGACCAGTTTCTCCTCTGTTACTATAGCAACAATCTACATTCTGTGGTGGGGATAAGCAAACCCTTCAAG ATCCAGCCTGGCTCCTTCTTGGCGCAGGACCCACTGGGTGAAGCCCAACCACATATCTGA